One segment of Stomatobaculum sp. F0698 DNA contains the following:
- a CDS encoding DUF6637 family protein — translation MKGSMTAQNSFLLDALHVFVGVAVTVLAVFAFLSPEEHPLFFSLIFGLAGLLALANGLVRLSALGRAHRKKGTAFAIVFLGLLLLILCAISAVVML, via the coding sequence ATGAAGGGAAGCATGACGGCGCAGAACAGCTTTTTACTGGATGCTCTGCATGTCTTTGTCGGGGTTGCGGTCACGGTGCTGGCGGTCTTTGCCTTTTTGTCGCCGGAAGAGCACCCGCTCTTTTTCTCCCTGATTTTCGGCCTGGCGGGTCTCCTGGCCCTTGCAAACGGCCTGGTGCGCCTCTCGGCGCTCGGGCGGGCACACCGGAAAAAAGGAACTGCGTTTGCGATCGTTTTTCTGGGGCTCTTGCTCCTCATCCTCTGCGCAATCAGCGCGGTTGTCATGCTCTGA
- a CDS encoding NAD(+) synthase — translation MRDGFLRVAAATPSVRVADPAYNREQIETIIRSEAARGTKVLVFPELALSAYTCGDLFLQDALQEAVLRELRQLLHNTADSEVLCFVGLPFAFENRLYNAVAVFQKGELLGLVPKRHIPNYGEFYERRYFAPGFESPVLVSLFGERLPFGARLLFSCESLPELKIGVEICEDLWVPNAPSIDLCTAGATLIVNCSASNALAGKRKARRELVQAQSSKLLAGYVYASAGEGESTQDLVFSAHNLIAEAGEVLAESPLLTNTVIASELDLKKLLFLRRRQSSYPERDSESNLYCDIDFSLSLTETELTRKVNPAPFVPAEPEARAERCEEILRIQALGLKKRLDHIHGSRAVLGLSGGLDSTLALLVAVRSFDALGLPRSGIETITMPAFGTTDRTYRNACELAAALGTSLEEISIREAVLQHFKDIKQDPEKHDITYENSQARERTQVLMDIANRDNALVIGTGDLSELALGWATYNGDHMSMYAVNVSVPKTLVRVLVEHEAGLASGKLREVLLDILDTPVSPELLPPKDGVISQKTEDLVGPYELHDFFLFQMLRYGSGPRKIYRLGLRAFAGVYDEATVKKWLLTFLRRFFTQQFKRSCLPDGPKTGSVAVSPRGDLRMPSDAMSRIWIEEAEAL, via the coding sequence ATGAGAGACGGGTTTCTCCGCGTCGCGGCCGCGACGCCTTCCGTGCGGGTTGCAGATCCCGCTTACAACCGGGAGCAAATCGAGACCATCATTCGGAGCGAAGCGGCTCGGGGAACCAAGGTACTGGTGTTCCCCGAGCTCGCGCTGAGCGCCTACACCTGCGGGGATTTGTTTTTGCAGGACGCGCTGCAGGAAGCGGTGCTTCGGGAGTTGCGGCAGCTGTTGCATAACACGGCGGACAGCGAAGTGCTTTGCTTTGTCGGTCTGCCCTTTGCGTTTGAGAACCGACTTTACAATGCGGTTGCCGTTTTTCAGAAGGGAGAACTGCTCGGCCTCGTGCCGAAGCGTCACATTCCGAATTACGGCGAGTTTTATGAGCGGCGCTATTTTGCGCCGGGCTTCGAGTCTCCGGTTCTGGTGTCTCTCTTCGGGGAGCGCTTGCCCTTCGGTGCGAGACTGCTCTTTTCCTGCGAGAGCTTGCCGGAGCTCAAAATCGGCGTTGAAATCTGTGAGGATCTCTGGGTGCCGAATGCGCCCTCCATCGATCTCTGCACGGCAGGGGCTACGCTCATCGTGAACTGCTCGGCCTCGAATGCGCTCGCCGGAAAGCGGAAAGCGCGGCGCGAACTCGTACAGGCGCAGAGCAGCAAGCTGCTCGCGGGCTATGTCTACGCGAGCGCAGGCGAAGGGGAATCGACACAGGACCTCGTGTTCAGCGCCCACAATTTAATTGCGGAGGCCGGAGAAGTGCTCGCGGAGTCCCCCTTGCTCACGAATACGGTCATCGCTTCGGAATTGGATTTGAAAAAGCTGCTCTTCTTAAGAAGACGTCAGAGCAGCTATCCGGAGAGAGACAGCGAGTCAAACCTGTACTGCGACATCGACTTTTCGCTAAGTCTCACGGAGACCGAGCTTACGCGAAAGGTGAACCCGGCACCCTTTGTGCCGGCAGAGCCCGAGGCGCGCGCGGAGCGCTGCGAGGAAATCCTTAGGATACAGGCACTCGGCCTGAAAAAACGCCTTGACCACATCCACGGCTCCCGTGCCGTGCTGGGGCTTTCGGGCGGACTTGATTCGACCCTTGCCCTCCTTGTCGCGGTACGGAGCTTTGATGCGCTCGGCCTTCCGCGGAGCGGCATTGAGACGATAACCATGCCGGCCTTCGGCACGACGGACAGGACCTATCGAAATGCCTGCGAACTCGCGGCGGCACTCGGGACAAGCCTCGAGGAAATTTCGATACGCGAAGCCGTGTTACAGCACTTTAAGGACATCAAACAGGATCCCGAGAAGCACGACATCACCTATGAGAATTCTCAGGCACGCGAACGCACCCAGGTGCTCATGGACATTGCGAACCGGGACAATGCACTGGTGATCGGAACCGGAGATCTCTCGGAGCTGGCGCTCGGCTGGGCCACCTATAACGGCGATCACATGTCGATGTACGCGGTCAATGTCTCGGTGCCGAAGACCTTGGTGCGTGTTTTGGTGGAGCATGAGGCCGGTCTTGCGAGCGGAAAGCTTCGCGAGGTCTTACTCGACATTCTCGATACGCCGGTGAGCCCCGAGCTCTTGCCGCCGAAGGACGGCGTCATCAGCCAAAAGACAGAGGATTTGGTGGGACCCTACGAGCTCCACGATTTCTTCCTGTTTCAGATGCTGCGCTACGGCAGCGGTCCGCGGAAAATTTACCGCCTTGGTCTGCGCGCCTTTGCGGGCGTCTATGACGAGGCGACTGTCAAAAAGTGGCTGCTCACCTTCCTCCGCCGTTTCTTCACGCAGCAGTTTAAGCGTTCCTGTCTGCCGGACGGCCCGAAGACGGGCAGTGTTGCGGTCTCGCCGCGCGGCGATCTCCGCATGCCCTCGGATGCGATGAGCCGCATCTGGATCGAAGAGGCGGAGGCGCTATGA
- a CDS encoding TrmH family RNA methyltransferase, with product MITSPANKKVKEVRAIFDKASLRAERGLFPIEGVRMFLEAPEAEIEELYVSESFAARAEGTIREKIAGLKAETVADNIFAKMSDTKTPQGVLALVRMQRKSLAEVLAEGASCFLAVESLQDPGNLGTMLRAGEGAGLSAILANRGTVDVYNPKLVRATMGSIFRIPVVYVDDFPAALFQLKQEGISLYAAALQASVPYDSIAYPEKTAFLIGNEAAGLSEEAIAAANQSIHIPMLGQVESLNAAVAASILLYERARQRRKERA from the coding sequence ATGATTACGTCTCCGGCCAACAAAAAAGTGAAGGAAGTGCGGGCGATCTTTGACAAGGCCTCTCTCCGCGCGGAGCGGGGACTCTTTCCGATTGAGGGGGTACGCATGTTTCTGGAGGCGCCCGAAGCCGAGATTGAAGAGCTCTATGTGAGTGAGAGTTTTGCAGCGCGCGCCGAGGGAACCATCCGGGAAAAAATAGCCGGGCTCAAGGCAGAGACCGTCGCAGACAATATTTTCGCGAAGATGTCGGACACGAAGACGCCGCAGGGCGTGCTCGCACTGGTCCGCATGCAGAGAAAGAGTCTTGCGGAAGTGTTGGCGGAAGGTGCAAGCTGCTTCCTCGCGGTCGAGAGTTTGCAGGATCCCGGCAATTTGGGCACCATGCTGCGCGCGGGTGAGGGGGCAGGACTCTCTGCGATACTCGCAAACCGCGGCACGGTGGATGTCTACAACCCGAAACTGGTGCGCGCGACCATGGGCAGCATATTCCGCATTCCGGTGGTCTATGTGGACGACTTTCCGGCGGCACTCTTTCAGCTCAAGCAGGAAGGGATAAGCCTCTATGCGGCGGCGCTTCAGGCCTCCGTACCCTATGACAGCATAGCTTACCCGGAGAAGACTGCCTTTTTAATCGGCAATGAGGCTGCCGGCCTCAGCGAGGAGGCGATTGCCGCGGCAAATCAGAGCATTCACATTCCCATGCTCGGGCAGGTGGAATCCTTAAATGCGGCGGTTGCCGCCTCGATTTTACTCTACGAGCGCGCAAGACAGAGAAGAAAGGAGCGTGCATGA